CACAGCTTCCATTTAAAAAGTGAGGAAAAGATGATTGATAAAGAAATTGGACAATGCAGAAACATTGAtagctgtttaaaaatcttttaatctcAAAGTGCTTTGGTATCGTAATTCTCAGAAAACATTCCAGGTGGTAAGGGTTTGTATTTTTGAGATTGTTATTACCGTCAGGTAAAGGAAGACCACTAATGTGTGAACTATACCATTTAAGATGCCCCAGGCATTTGCGTGCAACATGCTGACAGGTAATACCTAATCTTTTTTCCACCAAAGTCCATCTTTGATACCACAGTAATTGTAGAATTTGGACAACAGCAAACCAAAGTGATGCACTGTTTAATTACAGCATTCTTCATaattttggttgtttttcagGCCAAATTAATAACCTAAATTGGTAAGATGTTAAAACCGTTTCAAATAATGAGTACGGGAGATACTTTAATATAGAAAAACTACTGCTTCTTCCTaatgggaggaaggagcagagctggtAATGAGTGAACGAAAAGTTAACACCAGAGAAGGACTTCCCTCCGAATCTTATCCCAAGGTAGGTCAAATCCTGcacttgtggggtttttttagaaataccTTGTTTAAAAGTATTCTACCACATATATGTGTAAACCAAGGTTTAGCACACTGAAAGGCATTCTCCCCTTTCTGCGTGCTTCTGTGGCATGAACGCAAGGAGCTGGGTAGAGGACATACCTCTTCAAATTTTCATATCTACTTTTACCCAAAGCTAGTGCTTCaactttttttaacttgttttgttgcctgttaaagaaagaaatggctCACACAGGGAACACTTGTGAAGACTAAGGAAGGCTGCAGAGTTTGTTGGGTTGGACAAGACATGCTCTGAACAACTGTtggtctcttttttcctttactaaGTTCTCACATCTCACTTAGCCCAGAGCAATTCTTAGGTATCAGCCTAAACCAGAAAGTTCCTGAGGATTAACCTGGAGaatcttgaattaaaaaaaatcaagagatgATCGATGGATTCTTCTGCGAGATCTCATGTTGccatttcctttctgctctgttccTCTGGAGGTTCTCCTTCCTGTACAGTACAGTCGTCCTTTCCACCCGGAGGCTTGGGTGCTCTGCAGAAATAGTGATTGTCTAATACCGGAAATGGTTTGCAGTGCTTACTTGCTGCTTTGCCCCATGCATAAGAAATAGAGTGCAGTCATAGGAGTTAAGATAGAGAAGCCATGCTGCTTAGTAAGAGGAGTGAAGTTGATTTAATTTTGCCTGCACTGGATGATACAAACTGGAATGCTTTCAtgaacaaggaaaatatttctactcAAAAGCAAAAGAGCTGTATTGCATTGTTTTTATTACCTGTGAACATTAGATTCTTCTTCCAGCAAGTCAGTGGcgtctttcccttttttccttacaaattcTTCGCTTAGCCCAACCTGCTGGAGGGTGTGTCTGTAGCGACGCTCAGCTCCTTGACGAGCATCATGCTACGAAATCGAAACTTAAACAGTAAGCACGTAGGACTGGGGCTTCCCCATAATGGTCAAGTTGTTTTAAAGTTCATGGCTGACACTGCTAATGAGAACAAGAGGACAGGAAATCCCCCGTCCATAATTTTTTCATCCATACAGTACAGTACCAAAACTGAATACTAGGAGAATGTCTCACATCTCTCAAAGCCAGAGCTcaccttttcctgcttctgttcttttttttctttcttcttctgttctcCTGCTTCTACAGCATTCCAGTCTTAACCGGACTAGCATACTTGTGTCTGAGTCCTGACTCTGACACTCAAATTGAGACTATGTGCAAAAAAGGATTGTGAGAAATTCTGGAAGCATGTTAGCTTGTAATTTGTAAGCACTAACCACAGGGGAGTTCAATAAATGGAGAGCACCTGTGAAATAGCTTCGTATCAGCTCATcttcaagaaactgaaaaccaaGCATCCTGGATCCTGGATCCTCACTGCCTCCAAATAAACCTTGCAAATTAATGTAGTCTGAGATAATGGTTTTCCAGAGGACTGGCCAGTTCCTAAAGATTAAAGTGTTCTATGTGGAAGGATAGAAATCTTGTCTCAACATCAGTGAATGCTATCGATACTGGTGAATTCTTACCAACCTGGCAACTGGCTACCAATATTCATCATACAAATGTGTTCTCTGCCTCAGTTAACCACTCATCTGACCAGAAAGTCTGACACAGGAGGGTACTTTCTATTGAGAAATGTTAAATCAGCATGTTGTCAATTATTGGCACTATGTCTCTAAGCAGGTATCATCCCTGCAAGGAGAcagaactgaaagagaaaaccaagggaaaaaagtacTTTGTAGAGAGTAAAGATTGTATTTACACCTCAAGTGCAACACAGACTTGCAGATGGTACTGTGTGATGGATGTGCTGAACACAACCTCAGATAGCAGAGCTTGCAGGTGATATAAGCAACATAACTGTCATTAATGTTTTTCAAGTAGCACTAGAGTTACAAAGAAAAAGTGCTCAACTGGAGAgggttttaaggaaaaaagttttcaatttCTAGACTGTAGGCTATGGTATTCAGGTGCAGAATAGGTATTCATGTAATTTCTGGTGTGATAAGGCCTTAATGCAACCATTTGCACCTTCTTATCCATGAATTAACTTAAGATTTCTTAATGCCTATCTTAAATGAAAGACAATGTATCCTGTCACCCAGAAACACTCTGGAACTTTGACCAGTTACCTTGGTGACCTGTTCAAAGAGGTATGGTCTGTTCTTGACTCGCAGCTGCATTTCTTCCAGCTCCTTTCTGTATTCCTTTGTTCTCTCTCTCATATTTTgcctgaaatggaaaaattccCTGTCTAATACAGGTTCCTTCTGACTGCAGCTGATCAGGAATGAGGAATTCTCAATAACTGTTTTGTCCTTTAAATAGCTCTGGTAATTGCCTTGATTCTGAATGCTGGGCAGAACGCTGCTATCACTGGCAAGTTATGGACCCATTAGCAAAGCTTTACTACTAGAGTGTAGGCAGGGGACCAGTGTTCACATTTGTAGAAGACCTTGTCTTATGTGTGCTTTACCAAATTATATATTTCAGTTGGGCTTGTTCATACAAATTAGTTTCTACAAATATTAATCTAAAGGAAACTGTTCTATATGGAAAGGGTAGTGTGAAACTGTCAAGAAATCCAAACGAATGTGGAATGGGTATGACAGCCAAAAAAGTTAGTCTAGGGATGTTCTTAGACCCCGTTCCTCCTAAAGATTTATCTGATGATCCCCAGTTATTAGAGCAAACGGTTATTTCTGTGCAGAATAGGATACTGACCAGTTCTGTTTCAACTTCTCCTTGTATGTTTCCTCCAGACTTTTATGCGGATCCAGGGCTTTTGCTCGGCTGTTCACTGACTTTTGGATAgcttgacatttctttttctgtttctccagccAATAAATTCCTTGTTTGTCCCCTTCCTTTCTGTTATCTTGGGAGTATCTATatagaaaaaatgtattaatgaGCTCACTTAAGACTGCCAGACTACCTCCTAGCAGggaatttcatttttgtagTCCTCTAAGgagaaaagcaacatttcagaCATATGAGTGTGTGGTTCCCTAATCaactgggaggcagggcaagaATTAGCAAGGAAAGGAGACACAGAAACATTTAGGAAAAGTGTTCCTGATGTAGCTGATGTGATGAGggaaaacattgatttttttatgcTCCATTTTGGTCATTAGTTGGTGTATGGTCTTGTAGACAAACTTTTCTACTTACCTAATAGCAGATTCCCTTTTTCTAGTTGCATCTGTAATGTGCACTGGAAGGGTGTTcgaagagagagaggaaagtcCGGTCAGAGAATGACTTTTTTGCACTGAAACCTTGGAAAGTTGCTGAgaatcctggaaaaaaatggaacttCATTCAATGTATTTGTTCACAGTACAGAATCTCCTCTGTTCTTTGTCTACCAAAGAGAACAGCTGGGGTATGTGGGCAATGCATTCATTCTCTCTTCCATCAGTAGGAATCAACATgggcaggggctgagggaaAGGAGTCATGATTAGGAGTATGGAAGGGTGGCTGAGCCTTAGCTGTCATAGCTCATCTCTTTGtgtagcattttgttttctggtttgtccTAGAATTCTgcagcactcccaagacaagGGCAGAGGTCACAGGACATTAACCATTCATAAATAAATGCTATAAGTTTAAGAAGCTGCCGTCTTGATCGGAGAAAGCAGTACCATAGAAATATCCAGTCATCTCACCTTTATCTTTTCATTagcctgcctctgcctggcaCGGAGATTGGTGGTTCTTAGCTTGAATGGCTTATTACGAGTTGCCTCTTTGATTTCTTGTCTCCTTACTGCTTCCCTCTGAAATGCCCAGTAAAGTCCTTCAAAATCTGGTATTGTTGGGTTAATCCTTGGCTTGAAGCTGAAACTTTTGTCCTGCAAGAAGCCAAGTCTCTCCTGCTTAGTTTTAGTGGCAGTTCGGGACTGAGGCTCCCTCCGACAGTTGCTAGTATCTATAAGAGCTACGGAGCTCTCAAGCAAATCCTTGGCTCTCATTTGAATGCGGATTTCTCTGTAGAGTTCAGCTTCTAATgaatcaaaagcaaagcaatgagAAGAATATGAGTGACATAAAAGGCTATGAAATTGCCACCACACAACTCTAAACTTTTCTTTATGATGGCAGCTACATGTATAGGAGAGACCAGACATCCTGTGTGCTCTTTCCCCACTTTCCagcctctctctcctctgcctcccaggACAAAAAATTCAAAGATACCAAAAAAACCATGGTAGAGTCGCTTTCTTAGGCATTAATCTCTAGATATCTCTTTCAGTTATCAAAGTTACTGAACAGGCCTTCTCCTCCTATTCCTGTTCTTAGGTGACTCATGCCCTTTGTCTTGCACACGTGTTGTGTTAATCAAGGTTCTACTTTTCATATGGGACTTTATGTTATTATGTTGACCGTGTGATCCAAATGGGCTGTTCAAATATACTTGTAACAGATGATGGCTTTTCTATGTAATATCCAGCAGTGTTTGTCTATATTGAAAAGATTTTAAGTAAGGAGCATTTGGTGGATGGATCATGTCTCATGACTTCTGTGACAAACTTTCCATAGAAAGAATGTGTTTCAGAGTATAGTGTGAAACTGAGCCCTTTCCTGTGCAGcacaaaatatttgagaaaatgcAGATAAACAGGTGGCTgtgggtttttgctttttttttttttttttttttgcttttaggaaaaaaatcaatactcCTGTTTGCAAAATAAGGCTTTTTTTGAGTCTATTTATAAGTTTGCATTGACTGAGGTATGAAATGTTCActcctcctcccttctcatATACCAGATAGAAATAGAACAACAGTTTGTCCTTTGCTCTCTTTTACCTTTCTATCTGTTTAGTTTAGTACGCCATAACAGAATGTTTTCTGATAAAAACTGAACTGGTGTATACTCAAGAAGAAATCAGtgggaaacattaaaaaaaaaaaaagggtgagaAAAGCAGTGAGGATTATCAAGGACTGGTTTAGTTCCTGTATTCAAGTGTGAAGTCTGTACTGTTTACTTCAAACTTACAACTGCGGGGGCTTAAGCCATCTGAAAGACAGTGAGCATCAGAAAAAATTTTCTTGGCTGTCCCTCTGCCTGGAATGGTCCTGGCACCTGTCTCCCCTGTTTTAGCACTTAAGAAGGTGGAAAGCAAGTGGAAAGGTaactgaaaacatcagagaATGGCAGGAGAGACTGGACTACTGCACTATCATTTAGAACCAAACTAATTGCCTGATTTGGGCTCAGGAGATATTTTTCTCCTAGGGGTCCTGGAGCACAGATCACTTGGGTGGGAGTAAAATTGTCAGTTCCAAGACACTGCATGGAACTTGGACACTTCTGGCACTACATCTGTCTTCACATTTGTGCCACAAATCATCTAAGTCCCTTTAGCATAACCAAAGGTATGGAATCCAGTGCAGGGAAGGATTCACAAACTGTGAGGCAAAAGAGGTATGGAAATCTGTCCGAAGAGTTCAGTGTACCCATGTGTGCTGGGGAGTGGTacagaactgctgctgctgacactgATAAGAGACTACTAAATTAGGACACTCTACTGTAAGGATATCTAGATGAAATGTAATGACCAGTGATACACAGGAGACTAGACAACACCAGGGGATGTAATGATATTGGCTTTATACTCCAAGTAACGCCCTATGGGCCATGATTCTACTTCCCAGCATGGAGACAgtgagggacaggcagggagttGTTTTAACAGGAAGAGCCCTGGCATTTTACCTTTGAGTTTATCTCCAAGAAGTGGACTGTAAGTAGATTTAGGTACTTTTTTACTGGTTTGCTTCTGTTTGGAGCTCTCCTTCGGGGTTGCCGCTGCCAGGAACTTTTGTCTGatagcttctttctttttctcctccttctccaggaAACTGAAGGGCCGCTGGGTTGAAAGTAgcagctcttttcttttctgtgttgctaTTTGCCTGCGAATCTCATTCTGCTCCATTATTTCCTGATAAAGGGGCAGAAACACATGGGCAGGTACAGGCTGTGCCCGGAATTGTTTCTGACATTCAGCTTCGTCCTGGCTTTGCCTTTTGTCTCTCTGCTTGTCTAGTTCAAGAAACATGTATGATTTCATCAACTGGGACTTTTTGCGAGCTTCCCGCAGGGTCATTTTGAAGGGCTGAGGGATGGTGATGGAAGGAATCCAGGGAGATGAAGCGCTTTTTGGTCTCAAGCGGGATTTAGGAAACAAGTGAGGCTTTTGCTCATCCCAGGTACTGTCCGAGGCAAGGTCGATCAAAGAACTGGACTGCCTTTTGTTACCAGATGTATGACTAAGACACAGACATCATGAAGGGGAAATAAgggaaattattaaaaaacagaattaaaagaagAGAGACACTGTTGATTAAGAGAAAGACACACGTTAAAAGACAGGCCTAGGGCTCATCATTCTCAGGCTCTACATTTTGCTTTGCTACCAAAGTTCATGAGCAGAGCtttgcttgttttccattttccatgtATAAAATGGCGGTTATGCCTACTTAGCTTTGTAATGCAATTTATTATGCTGCTAGTACTCTATCACCAGAAAGGCCACAAGTAAACCAGAAAGTTCCAACTTTAGGGATATCTGGCTGACAGCTACTCAATATAAAAGACAAACTCAGGAGAGGCAATAAATTAAGCACACAGATGCACAAATCCTAACAAACGGTACCAAACACCAGAATTCGTAAGATGCTGATGGAAGGGCCATTGCAGGGAACTGCTTTAGTGCAACACCTAAGAGCGCAACACCTGGAAACTTTGTAGCTGATAAGAAGACCATATAATtgataataagaaaaaaacccaagactaTCATGGGTCTCATTGAAATAGCAAACTTCTCATAGGATGCTTGAGGGTGATTGTGAAACTGAGTTTATTTAAGGCAGGAATAAATGCAGGTAAAGGGAAAGATCAAGGTGGATCAGGGTGGACCAAGAacaagaaaatgggaagaaggggagaaacAGAAAGTGCCGATCATGTGTAAACAGGCTTGTGGTCAATACGCTTGCCTGGTGATTGCTGCGGTCTGTTCTTCATAAAGTGTTTTCCTTCGTAAGAGCATGTGTGTGTGATCTGCTGGTGAACTTCAAGCTGGACTAACCACTGAGAAAGACAAGAGGTCTGAGAGCCAGACGTTGGAGACATCACAGCTCTGAAGACTGGACGCTGGATAGAAACGCATGTGATCTGCTAGCAAATTTAAGCGTGATTAGCTGAGAAGCAGGAACGGGATTTGTGCTGTTCATGTTTTATGTGAATGCTGCTTACGTGGGCACCTGTTGGCCCCACTCTCCCATCTGTGAATACGTTTGTGGCCGGTGTGTTGCTACTATGCACATGCACCTTGGGACTTCATGCTACGCCTTGTCACTGGTCAGAAGCAGCAGGAATCCCACATGCCATTTTGCCATCCTTACCAGGTACCATCCTACCTGAGAGcctcccacagcttgtcacgCAGCACTGCCGCCTCCCGCCTGAAACCCTCGAGCTCCTCATCCTCTTCGGATACCCCGAGGTCACCCCTTAACTTTGCCTGGTACAGTAAGCCCGGTTCTAACGGAGACTGCCGGCCTCCCATCCCGAGAGGCCGCTCCCAGCTCCTCGCCCGGTGGTGGCGGGAGACACAGGAGTTGGTCCGTTATACAGCCCGAGGGGATGCTGTATcgcctggaagaaaaaaaaaaaaaatcgagaAGTGCTCGTTTCGGGGGTGCGACCCCAATCTCCATGCCCGGCCTCTTCCCTCACCTGCAGGCCGCCACCTCAGCCCTCCAACGGCACCGATCCCCGCTCCCGCCAATCAGCGAAGGCGGCAGCGCTCAAGGCCCGCCTTCCTGGCCTCAAGCAGCCAATCAGCCCCCAAGACAGACAGCACCCGCCGCTCGCTTATTGGTGCTCGGGAAGAACCGTTTTCCGCAGTGCACGCCCCCAGACAGGCTGCGTTGTCATGGTTTCCGGCAGCGACTTCCGCTCGGAGGCGGGTGGCGTGTCGTCACTTCCGCAGTGATGGCGGCTGTGTGCGGCCGGGGGCTGCTGGCCCCGCTCGGTGGGCGGCTGCGGGCCGGTCCGCGGGCTCCGCTCCGGTCTTTtgccgcagccgccgcgccgCTTTACGACGTGGTGGTGTCGGGCGGGGGTATGGTCGGGAGCGCCATGGCCGCCGTGCTGGGTAAGGCTGTGACCTGGGCGGCGTCGCAGGTGCCGTCGGCCCGGCCCGttgccgccgccgcgggggctgcAGTCACGGCCTCACAGCCGGCGGCggtctcttcctcctgcccctgccgcGGTGGTGTGAGGTCTCGGAGGCCTTTGGGCCTCCCGCATGGTGTTTTGTGTGTGCAATGAGTCGCGGGCTTTGTGCCCTGCTGCCCTTGCTCTCTGTCTCACTGGTTGCATAAAACCTTAAAACCGGGAGTTCTCCCAAAAGCTTCATGTTTCAGTGTGTGGAGTATTGCGTACTTCCATAAGTCGACCTTAATTGTTAATCCCTGTTGGCGACCGTGTGAGATAACTATGTGGTGACCATTTAGGATCTTAACGTTCAAGATGCTGTTGCGGAATTTACTTATTCCCACATCTTCCTGTGACAGCACTCCAAGGTTGACTTAAAGGTGTTTGGATACCTGATTGCTATGATGAGCCCTGtccaatttgtatttttttaatgtaaccaTTATTTTGAATTCTGTAGACTGCTTGTATTTCTGTCAAACACGGTCACCCTTAAATCACTGATGAATAATTTCAGCCATagctgaaaatgcttttctgatcCTAAGTTTCATTCTCTAAccctgtattttaaacattagaATACCAAGTTAAAATGGATTTATGCTTGGTTTGCATCACTAGAAATCCTGAGAGTACTGGCTGCTGCTTTATTTGCAACATTGGTTCAGAAGGGTGCAATAGTGACAGAAACCTAAAGAAAAGAGTGCAAAGAAGAGCAAAAGGGCAAAGGTCCTAAGCAAGAAGTGCTTTGCAAGTATAAGGGTTTACCTTGCAAACTTATCATTGTTCTGTTTGTATTGTTAAAGAAGAAAGTGGAATTGAGACAGCATAAGGATCCCTTCCAGCAATGATATCTCAGGTTAACATACAGATTTGGGACCTTTCAAGAGATGAGGTTATGTTATGCATAATCTAGAAAATATGTTCAGGATACTGCTGTTGTTAGGACTGCTGGAGTAGTAAACTCTGGATGTTATAAGGACTCCATTTCTGGTCTCGGTACCTTCTGCAACCGTAGCAGTCGGATGCAACAAGCGTGGCTAATTCAGCTGTAGTGTGATTTACTCTACTTGAGTCAtctcttcaatttttttcagttcgCTTTAACTTTCAGTTAAAGTCTAAACTGCTTATGCTATCCACTGTCAGAATATAAggataaagaaaacaaaaatgtagtTGCTAAGTATCATAGGAGTTTTATTTTGATCTCTTGTTCTAATTAGTGAATTTCTGTTTAAGCTCTGAAAAATGTGTTCTGTGCTTGGAGTAAACATTGCAGATTTCACTCATTAATACTTCCATAATGAACTTTCCTAACAAAATGTGCacaaatttgtaaaaaaatacaatgtttaATCCTTGCTTTAACTGCAAAAGGGTTGTCAGTCTCAGTAACAGGATTGTAGTcataaagctttaaaataaaaaagtttacCTGTCTAGTCAAAACCTGTGCAGTAAATGTGTGTCTATTAAGTTTTGCATCTACTCTATCTTATCACAAAAGTGCATAGGTGTTACtgatacagaaataagaaatgagGTTTTTGGCAGGAGCATTGTAACAAAGTAcatatttgcttattttaggGCATGATATCCACTTCCACGATAAGAAGATTGCTTTGTTGGAGGCTGGTCCTAGGAAAGAATATGATCGCATGCCAGACAGTTACAGTAACAGGGTCAGTTCCATCTCCCCAGGGTCAGCAACCCTCCTTAGCAGTAAGTATAAtttctgttgtttgcttttttaatagtatatttgagatggttttattttgtttaaacaaaacccCTTTGAGCATGTGCTACCTTCATCCTAAACTCAACGGAATTATTTGCCTTTGTCTCGTAGTATTCTGTATGCTGAATTGTGGTGATTAAATCAGGCTTCTCTTGATAACAGGGATCTGTGTTCTGGTATCTTGGTCTGATTtgttacataaatatttgtgaCATTAGGCTAGCGAAAGGTTATAAGGTGGTCTCTGTAGTATCTGGAATGTTCTGTTCACAACAAGCACCTACTTAATGGTGTGTAGTCTGGTAACTCACTTCTgatgaatttttgttttaaagatagATTTGAGCCTTGATTCCTtatggagaaagaaatgttCTGAACAATGATGGCCTTgcatttctgtgtctgttttaTTACTCAGTGATAGGACAGTGAGAGTTGACTGTTAAGTCACAGCATTCATGAAAAGctcttgtttcttttgtatGGGCTTGTGTTAACAGTAAAATAGTGTGATGCTGGAGCT
The Pelecanus crispus isolate bPelCri1 chromosome 6, bPelCri1.pri, whole genome shotgun sequence DNA segment above includes these coding regions:
- the FAM161B gene encoding protein FAM161B, which produces MGGRQSPLEPGLLYQAKLRGDLGVSEEDEELEGFRREAAVLRDKLWEALSHTSGNKRQSSSLIDLASDSTWDEQKPHLFPKSRLRPKSASSPWIPSITIPQPFKMTLREARKKSQLMKSYMFLELDKQRDKRQSQDEAECQKQFRAQPVPAHVFLPLYQEIMEQNEIRRQIATQKRKELLLSTQRPFSFLEKEEKKKEAIRQKFLAAATPKESSKQKQTSKKVPKSTYSPLLGDKLKEAELYREIRIQMRAKDLLESSVALIDTSNCRREPQSRTATKTKQERLGFLQDKSFSFKPRINPTIPDFEGLYWAFQREAVRRQEIKEATRNKPFKLRTTNLRARQRQANEKIKDSQQLSKVSVQKSHSLTGLSSLSSNTLPVHITDATRKRESAIRYSQDNRKEGDKQGIYWLEKQKKKCQAIQKSVNSRAKALDPHKSLEETYKEKLKQNWQNMRERTKEYRKELEEMQLRVKNRPYLFEQVTKHDARQGAERRYRHTLQQVGLSEEFVRKKGKDATDLLEEESNVHRAPKPPGGKDDCTVQEGEPPEEQSRKEMAT